The proteins below are encoded in one region of Triticum aestivum cultivar Chinese Spring chromosome 1B, IWGSC CS RefSeq v2.1, whole genome shotgun sequence:
- the LOC123092876 gene encoding WAT1-related protein At5g07050, with protein MAMQPGGEGETLMQRCKPYVAMISLQFGYAGMNVITKVSLNHGMSHYVLVVYRHAFATLSIAPFALFLERGKARPPRMTPLVFLNIFLLALMGPVIDQNFYYAGLKYTSPTFSCAMSNMLPAMTFVMAVIFRMEKVDLKKARCMAKVAGTLVTVAGAMLMTLYKGRAVEMIWSRHAHLPGPHQDAAAAAKDWFKGSIFLIIATLAWASLFILQGPTLTRYDAPLTLTTLICFVGTLQAIVVTLAMEHTTDVWKIGFDMNLLAAAYAGIVTSSIAYYVQGLVIQSRGPVFASAFSPLMMIVVAIMGSFILAENIYLGGIIGSVLIVAGLYSVLWGKHKEDVEKKEIEAREIPVAIKGVEGNGRIMDMVELDEVELEKAQANGKAVTISVPAAAGEAARVQRDDEN; from the exons ATGGCGATGCAGCCGGGCGGCGAGGGGGAGACGCTGATGCAGCGGTGCAAGCCGTACGTGGCGATGATCTCGCTGCAGTTCGGGTACGCCGGGATGAACGTGATCACCAAGGTGTCGCTGAACCACGGCATGAGCCACTACGTGCTGGTGGTGTACCGCCACGCCTTCGCCACCCTCTCCATCGCGCCCTTCGCGCTCTTCCTGGAGCGCGGCAAGGCCCGCCCGCCGCGGATGACCCCCCTCGTCTTCCTCAACATCTTCCTCCTCGCCCTCATGGGCCCCGTCATCGACCAGAACTTCTACTACGCCGGCCTCAAGTACACCTCGCCCACCTTCTCCTGCGCCATGAGCAACATGCTCCCCGCCATGACCTTCGTCATGGCGGTCATCTTCCGGATGGAGAAGGTGGACCTCAAGAAGGCCAGGTGCATGGCCAAGGTGGCCGGCACGCTCGTCACGGTGGCCGGCGCCATGCTCATGACGCTCTACAAGGGCCGCGCCGTGGAGATGATCTGGTCCAGGCACGCGCACCTCCCCGGCCCGcaccaggacgccgccgccgccgccaaggactGGTTCAAGGGGTCCATATTCCTCATCATCGCCACCCTTGCATGGGCCTCCCTCTTCATCCTCCAG GGCCCGACGCTGACGAGGTACGACGCGCCGCTGACCCTGACGACGCTCATCTGCTTCGTGGGCACCCTGCAGGCCATCGTGGTCACCTTGGCCATGGAGCACACCACCGACGTCTGGAAGATCGGCTTCGACATGAacctcctcgccgccgcctacGCC GGTATCGTGACGTCGAGCATTGCCTACTACGTGCAAGGGCTGGTGATCCAGAGTCGGGGCCCGGTCTTCGCCTCGGCCTTCAGCCCGCTCATGATGATCGTGGTGGCCATCATGGGCTCCTTCATCCTCGCCGAGAACATCTACCTCGGAGG GATCATCGGGTCCGTCCTGATCGTGGCCGGGCTCTACTCGGTGCTCTGGGGGAAGCACAAGGAGGACGTGGAGAAGAAGGAGATCGAGGCGAGGGAGATCCCCGTGGCGATCAAGGGCGTCGAGGGCAACGGCAGGATCATGGACATGGTGGAGCTGGACGAGGTGGAGCTGGAGAAGGCCCAGGCCAACGGCAAGGCGGTCACCATCTCGGTgcccgccgccgccggggaagctGCCCGGGTGCAGCGCGACGACGAGAACTGA
- the LOC123132539 gene encoding 65-kDa microtubule-associated protein 5 yields the protein MATPPSPPPPTRASCGSLLQELQELWGEIGPDELERDRMILQLEEDCLNVYRKKVEQTRKQKADLLQVMSLGEAEIEKILSALGERESFSRVEKLGGTLMEQLAKLEPVLDDLRRRRDERINEFLAVQLHIVRLQAEISGTINHGDPAAPLVDETDLSTGRLAELKTQLNELQTEKNLRLQKIDGQIKCINEMCNMMSLDLKKTLYEVHPSFVELERIKSMSISDSTLDRLAGKLHALNQEKKQRLRKLQDLGSTLIELWSLMDTPLDEQKCFDHVTSLISVSPNTVMPQGCLAHDLIEKVEVEVKRLKHLKASKMKELVLKKMTQLEEIYRSVHMHIDSDHEWRILTELIDSGRADLSELLTDMDDRIAEARDLALSRKDILEKVEKWTSATEEEGWLGEYEGDQNRYNAGRGAHINLKRAEKARVLVSKIPSLLENLTTKVNAWEKEKGMPFMYDKKRLLDSLEKYTSERQQKEEEKRRSRELKKLQEQFAAEQGAPYGAKPSPMRPLSARKPLGQSTNVNIVGGTPNSRRVTTPVSRKGGLSCGKMKDTGKTAASIPANYVSLPKDCSDNSYM from the exons atggcgactccgccgtcgccgccgccgcccacgcgcgCCTCCTGCGGCTCTTTACTCCAGGAACTGCAG GAACTATGGGGAGAGATAGGCCCGGATGAACTGGAAAGAGATAGGATGATCTTGCAGTTGGAGGAGGACTGCCTCAATGTTTACAGGAAGAAAGTTGAACAAACTAGAAAGCAAAAGGCAGACCTGCTTCAAGTGATGTCCTTGGGCGAAGCTGAGATAGAAAAGATACTTTCTGCTCTGGGAGAGCGTGAATCCTTTTCTAGG GTGGAGAAGCTTGGGGGTACATTAATGGAACAACTTGCAAAACTAGAGCCAGTTCTGGATGATCTGAGACGGCGGAGAGATGAGCGCATAAATGAATTTTTGGCTGTTCAGCTGCATATAGTTCGTCTACAAGCTGAGATTTCAGGAACTATTAATCATGGGGATCCTGCAGCTCCTTTAGTGGATGAGACTGACCTATCTACAGGAAGACTGGCTGAACTGAAAACCCAGCTTAATGAGCTCCAAACAGAAAAG AATCTCAGACTGCAAAAGATTGATGGTCAGATCAAGTGTATTAATGAAATGTGCAACATGATGTCTCTTGATCTTAAGAAGACATTATATGAAGTTCATCCCAGCTTTGTTGAATTGGAAAGAATCAAATCCATGAGTATAAGTGATAGCACACTTGATAGGCTTGCAGGAAAACTTCACGCACTAAATCAAGAAAAGAAACAGAGGCTGCGGAAG CTACAAGATCTTGGAAGCACACTCATTGAGTTATGGAGTCTAATGGACACACCATTAGATGAACAGAAATGCTTTGATCATGTTACCTCTTTGATTTCAGTCTCACCCAATACAGTGATGCCCCAAGGATGCCTTGCACATGACCTTATTGAGAAG GTAGAGGTTGAGGTCAAGAGGCTGAAGCATTTGAAAGCTAGCAAAATGAAAGAGCTTGTCTTAAAGAAAATGACTCAGCTTGAAGAAATCTACAGAAGTGTTCACATGCATATTGACAGCGATCATGAGTGGCGGATTCTCACCGAGCTTATTGATTCTG GTAGAGCAGATCTCTCAGAGCTGCTTACAGATATGGATGACCGAATTGCAGAAGCAAGAGATCTTGCTCTAAGCAGAAAGGACATTCTAGAAAAGGTGGAAAAATGGACATCAGCAACTGAAGAGGAGGGTTGGCTCGGTGAATATGAGGGG GATCAAAATCGCTATAATGCTGGTCGAGGAGCTCACATAAATCTCAAGCGCGCGGAGAAGGCAAGGGTATTGGTCAGCAAAATTCCAT CCCTGCTGGAGAATTTGACTACTAAAGTTAATGCTTGGGAAAAGGAGAAGGGCATGCCATTTATGTATGATAAG AAGAGGCTTTTGGATAGCTTAGAAAAATACACCTCTGAAAGACAACAAAAGGAAGAGGAAAAACGTCGATCACGG GAACTTAAGAAACTACAAGAACAGTTTGCAGCAGAACAAGGTGCGCCATATGGAGCAAAGCCTAGTCCTATGCGCCCGCTTTCGGCAAGGAAACCTCTTGGGCAGAGTACTAATGTCAACATTGTTGGTGGAACTCCTAACAGCCGGCGTGTGACTACCCCAGTTTCACGCAAGGGAGGCTTGTCTTGTGGAAAAATGAAGGATACTGGCAAGACAGCTGCTTCTATACCGGCAAATTATGTTTCTCTTCCCAAGGATTGCTCAGACAATTCTTACATGTGA